Part of the uncultured Anaeromusa sp. genome is shown below.
ACGCGGCGTAGCGTATCTCGCCCGCCCTGACGCCGCAGATAGTCCAGCAATACCGCCGCCGCATCATAACGCTGCAGCACCTGCATAATATTATCCGGCGTCAACAGCTCTTTTTCTACTAGATCCGTCAGATCCGTTAGTATCCGTTCCTTGTTGCGAGCCACCAGATTCGCCCGCCAGGAAATAAAGCCCAAAGGCTTGCCAAAAAGAGCGGTCACCGCAAACCAGTCCGCCAAGCCGCCCACCAAGGCCGCGCCAAAGGCGCTTTGCGCCAAAGCGCCGCCAAAAGTATGCCCGTAAGGCAAGCTCGCCGCCATCCCGGCGGCGGCCACGCCCAACGCTGCCAGCGCCTGATATCGTTGTTTCGCCATAAGTCACCTCGCTGAGAAAATAGAATACTGCATGATGCGTTGAAAGTATTTCGCCTTTTCTCCCTCCAATTCCTTTGTAGGAGCTTTTAATCAGCGCATATCCTCTCGTGGCTTCTTTTCTCTTAGCCTTTACGAGGGTTCACTCGATATAAGAATGTATATTATCCGCTTGCTATAGATAAACAGGAATCGCAACACGATCTTGCACGCAAAGGAGACCCACTTCATGCCCCCTGCAGTCAGACTCCTCACGAACGGCTATATCTATACCGCCGACCCGTCGGAAACCGTGGCGGAAGCTCTTGCCATCGGCCCAAGTGGCGAAATTCTATTTGTCGGCGCTCATGCCGATGCCGTCTCATTTTGCAGCCAAGACACGCGCGTCACCGATCTGGACGGGCGTTTCGTTCTGCCTGGGTTTGTCGAAAATCATACCCATGCTGACGCGGCAGCTCTCAAATACACCGGCCTATACCTGGGAGAGGTCAAAACCGTGCCGGAGTATCTACATGCCATCCGCTCTTTTGCGCAAAGCAAAGACGCCGCAGACTTGCCGCTAGTGGTCGGCGGCAGTTGGGAACAGGCAGTTTTTCAAGAATATAACCGCCGGACTTATGGCTTTGCAGACCATAACAACTTAGGTCCAAGCCGTTTTCTGCTTGATGAAGCCCTCCGAGGAACCCCGCTGGCTAACGTGCCTGTTAAGCTCTCTTCCAGCGATTTGCACTGCGCCTGGTACAACAGCGCCGCCATTGAGCTGGCTCGCGGCAAAAGCTTTGACGTCAACGAGGTCCTTACGGAAAATCAAGGCAGCGACGTGATCACCCGCGTTCCCGAGAATGCCTTTGGGACTTATCACGGTGCAGACTTTTCCCTCTTCCAAGGCCAGCCTTGGGGCGTTTTTAGAGAAGCCGCCGTTCGCTATGTCGACGCTTCTTTGCCGACGCTTTCCCCAGCGCTAAAACAAAAGCAAGCAGAAACGGCGATGCAACGCTTTATTCAGCAAATGTACGCCTACGGCGTAACGGCGCTGCAGGATATTCTTATCACGCCGCTAGCGGAAAATCCGCATGTTGACGTTGTTTATAAAACACTAAAAAGCGGCCGCAACCGTTTACTCTGGCGAACCGCTTTATGGGGCGACGTCTGGAACCCGGAACAAACCGTACAAGAATTTCGGCAAGTCCGACGTCGCTATGAAGAAACGCCGGAATTCGAATTCCATTCTGTAAAACTATTCGCCGACGCGACCTTGAAGGGCATGTACCTTCTGGAGCCCTTTGCTGACGCCCCTGCCGACTCCGGCAACATCGGCAGCTTACATCAAAACGTCTCCTCCAAAAAGTTCAACGAATGCATCGCTATGCTGCACCGCGAAAACATTCCCGTACATATACATGCCATGGGTGATCGCGCGGTCAAAAAATGTCTTGACGCCTTGGAAGAAGCCTGCGCAAAATATGGTGAAAAGCCGTTTCTCCACCATACGCTTACCCACCTTCTTTTAGCCCAGCCGGAAGACATTCGCCGCATGGCCCGCTTGAAGATCATCGCTTCGCTCAATTCGTACTGGCATTATCAAGAACCGTTCTACTACGAAGACCTTTTCTTGCCGCTCTTAGGCCCCGCCAGAGCGGCAGCGGCCTTTCCAGCCCGTCGTTTTTGGGAGGAAGACGTTCTGACCTGCCTGGCCAGCGACGGTATCGTCAGCGAAAAACCTTCGCCTCTTTGGGGCGTCGAAATAGCAGTCACCCGCAATGCGCCGGGAGCTGCCGACGCTCGTCTTCTGCACAACCCGGCTGAGCGCCTGTCCCGCCGCCAGGCCATCGCTCAATGCACCATCAACGGCGCAC
Proteins encoded:
- a CDS encoding amidohydrolase family protein; this encodes MPPAVRLLTNGYIYTADPSETVAEALAIGPSGEILFVGAHADAVSFCSQDTRVTDLDGRFVLPGFVENHTHADAAALKYTGLYLGEVKTVPEYLHAIRSFAQSKDAADLPLVVGGSWEQAVFQEYNRRTYGFADHNNLGPSRFLLDEALRGTPLANVPVKLSSSDLHCAWYNSAAIELARGKSFDVNEVLTENQGSDVITRVPENAFGTYHGADFSLFQGQPWGVFREAAVRYVDASLPTLSPALKQKQAETAMQRFIQQMYAYGVTALQDILITPLAENPHVDVVYKTLKSGRNRLLWRTALWGDVWNPEQTVQEFRQVRRRYEETPEFEFHSVKLFADATLKGMYLLEPFADAPADSGNIGSLHQNVSSKKFNECIAMLHRENIPVHIHAMGDRAVKKCLDALEEACAKYGEKPFLHHTLTHLLLAQPEDIRRMARLKIIASLNSYWHYQEPFYYEDLFLPLLGPARAAAAFPARRFWEEDVLTCLASDGIVSEKPSPLWGVEIAVTRNAPGAADARLLHNPAERLSRRQAIAQCTINGARALGLEAITGSLEVGKRADLVILEQNILSIPANEIHKATILETVVCGHTYYADDAWSTKHKGEFYYDGTY